One window of the Ureibacillus sp. FSL W7-1570 genome contains the following:
- a CDS encoding ATP-binding cassette domain-containing protein: MSFMQVVDLKVHYPIRGGFFNSVIDWVYAVDGIDMEFEQGKTYGLVGESGCGKSTTGKALIGLEKITSGKILFEGEDVTKDRKSRTSHFHREVQMIFQDSHSSLNPRKRIADILAEPIRNFLHLPPREEMKKIDELLEIVGMPADSKEKYPHEFSGGQKQRINIARALATNPKLIIADEPVSALDLSVQAQVLNFMKDVQKEFGLTYLFISHDLGVVKHMCDYIYIMYKGRFVECGTKEDIYENPKHLYTKRLLSSIPASTPVGREKRKSARQAFEKVYEKHIHKAFDENGRVYDLIPLSDTHYVSASSKKEIV; the protein is encoded by the coding sequence TTGAGCTTCATGCAAGTCGTTGATTTAAAAGTGCATTATCCGATCCGTGGGGGATTTTTTAATTCCGTCATCGATTGGGTGTATGCGGTGGACGGGATTGATATGGAGTTTGAACAGGGAAAAACGTACGGGCTTGTGGGGGAGTCGGGCTGCGGGAAGTCGACGACGGGAAAAGCGCTGATCGGCCTTGAGAAAATTACATCAGGAAAAATCCTTTTTGAAGGGGAAGATGTGACGAAGGATCGGAAATCGCGCACCTCCCATTTTCACCGGGAAGTGCAGATGATTTTCCAGGATTCCCATTCCAGCTTAAATCCGAGAAAACGGATCGCGGATATCCTTGCAGAACCGATCCGGAATTTTTTGCATTTGCCGCCAAGGGAAGAAATGAAGAAAATCGATGAACTCCTTGAAATTGTGGGGATGCCCGCCGATTCGAAAGAGAAATACCCGCACGAATTTTCAGGAGGGCAAAAGCAGCGCATCAATATCGCACGGGCCCTTGCCACGAACCCGAAACTGATCATTGCCGATGAGCCGGTTTCCGCCCTTGATCTATCCGTACAAGCACAAGTGTTAAATTTTATGAAAGATGTGCAGAAGGAATTCGGATTGACCTATTTGTTCATCTCCCACGATTTAGGGGTCGTAAAGCATATGTGCGACTATATTTACATCATGTATAAAGGAAGGTTTGTGGAATGCGGCACGAAGGAGGATATATACGAAAATCCGAAACATCTATACACCAAACGGCTACTTTCATCCATACCGGCATCAACACCGGTCGGAAGGGAAAAACGGAAATCCGCCCGACAAGCCTTTGAAAAAGTGTATGAAAAGCATATCCATAAAGCCTTTGATGAAAATGGACGAGTGTATGACCTGATTCCCCTTTCGGATACCCATTACGTTTCCGCTTCAAGCAAAAAAGAAATTGTATGA
- the opp4B gene encoding oligopeptide ABC transporter permease: MWKTIIRRLLLMIPQLIALSILVFGMAKMMPGDPFTGMITPETDPARIEELKEELGLNDPLPVQYIRWVKNALQGDFGKSYTFQRDVASLIGERALNTFWLSFVSVILLYLIAIPLGILAGRYQQSRLDKTIVFYSFITYAIPTFVLSLLFLYIFGYKLQWFPTGGSVDIEVEPGTIQYIWNRFYHILLPAITYAILGTTGVIQYLRSEIIDAKTMDYVRTARSKGVPMRKIYTKHIFRNSFIPIAAFLGFTITGLLGGSIFIETIFGYPGMGQLFVSSIASRDYSVICALVMLYGFLTLLGSLLSDIILSIVDPRIRIE; encoded by the coding sequence ATGTGGAAAACGATTATAAGGCGTCTCCTCCTGATGATTCCCCAATTGATTGCACTGAGCATCCTCGTGTTTGGGATGGCGAAGATGATGCCGGGGGACCCGTTCACTGGCATGATTACGCCGGAAACGGATCCTGCGCGGATTGAAGAATTGAAGGAAGAATTGGGATTGAACGATCCGTTGCCGGTGCAATACATCCGGTGGGTGAAAAATGCGCTGCAGGGGGATTTCGGCAAGAGCTACACCTTTCAGCGGGATGTGGCTTCCCTCATTGGAGAGCGGGCGTTGAACACTTTTTGGCTGTCTTTTGTCAGCGTCATTTTATTGTATCTGATCGCCATTCCATTGGGGATTTTGGCGGGAAGGTACCAACAATCGAGGTTGGATAAAACCATCGTGTTCTACAGTTTCATCACTTATGCCATTCCGACTTTTGTGCTCTCCTTATTGTTTTTATATATTTTCGGCTACAAATTGCAATGGTTTCCGACGGGCGGAAGCGTGGACATTGAAGTGGAACCAGGAACCATCCAGTACATATGGAACCGATTCTACCACATCCTTCTGCCGGCAATCACCTATGCCATTTTAGGGACAACCGGGGTGATCCAGTATTTGCGTTCGGAAATTATCGATGCCAAAACGATGGATTATGTACGAACCGCAAGAAGCAAAGGGGTACCGATGAGAAAAATCTATACGAAGCATATTTTTAGAAATTCTTTTATTCCGATTGCCGCTTTTTTGGGGTTTACCATCACCGGGCTTTTGGGCGGCTCCATTTTTATTGAAACGATCTTCGGCTATCCGGGGATGGGACAGTTGTTTGTCAGTTCCATCGCTTCAAGGGATTACAGCGTCATTTGCGCTTTGGTCATGCTCTACGGATTTTTGACTTTGCTTGGAAGTCTGCTTTCCGACATCATTTTAAGCATTGTGGACCCCCGCATTCGTATTGAATAG
- a CDS encoding ABC transporter permease: MRRKKKRYRKKGRARGMQVVFREFQKDRIAMTSFMLLVFFILFVFIASLFIDQEQLMRINLYDRYSPPGEKYLLGADQGGKDILGQLIIGARNSIFIALAITLITGLIGIVVGLICGYFGGWVDYIIMRIIDFFVTIPSLLFIIVFVTLVPKYSVTTFILIMSLFLWTGTARLVRSKALSESKRDYVSASKTLGTGDFAIIRREVAPNLSSLLIVEMTLNFAGNVGIETGLSYLGFGLPPTTPSLGTLVSYANNPAVLQQYWWVWLPASLLILFMMLAINYIGQALRRSVDVKQRLG; this comes from the coding sequence ATGAGACGTAAGAAGAAACGATATCGCAAAAAAGGGCGCGCCCGAGGCATGCAGGTGGTATTTCGGGAGTTTCAGAAGGATCGTATCGCGATGACTTCATTCATGTTATTAGTATTCTTCATTCTATTTGTTTTTATTGCCTCTCTCTTCATCGATCAGGAGCAGTTGATGCGCATCAATTTGTATGACCGTTACAGTCCGCCGGGGGAAAAGTATTTGTTGGGTGCGGACCAGGGCGGCAAAGATATTTTAGGGCAGCTCATCATCGGGGCCAGAAACTCCATTTTCATCGCCCTTGCCATCACGCTGATCACCGGTTTGATCGGGATTGTTGTGGGGCTCATTTGCGGTTATTTCGGCGGCTGGGTCGATTATATCATCATGAGGATCATCGATTTCTTCGTTACGATTCCTTCATTATTGTTCATCATCGTTTTTGTGACCCTTGTGCCAAAGTATTCGGTCACAACGTTCATTTTGATTATGAGCCTGTTTTTATGGACAGGGACGGCGAGGCTTGTCCGTTCAAAGGCGTTGTCCGAAAGCAAAAGGGATTATGTGAGCGCATCAAAAACGTTGGGAACGGGCGATTTTGCCATCATCCGGAGGGAAGTGGCGCCAAATTTAAGTTCTTTGTTGATTGTCGAGATGACGTTGAACTTTGCGGGAAACGTGGGGATTGAAACGGGTCTTTCTTATTTGGGATTCGGTCTGCCGCCAACCACCCCTTCATTGGGCACATTGGTGAGCTATGCGAACAATCCGGCCGTGTTGCAACAATATTGGTGGGTATGGCTTCCGGCATCCCTATTGATATTATTCATGATGCTCGCCATCAACTATATCGGCCAAGCATTAAGGAGATCCGTGGATGTGAAGCAGCGGTTGGGCTAA
- a CDS encoding oligopeptide ABC transporter substrate-binding protein, translating to MRRIISLCIAVLLITALTGSNAFSKNVTLPTSVTNEGTPIKGGILKVGIVKDEPFQGVFLAELYENRYDGAIMSYASNAIFEMDGDFLINDEGIASMDVNQKENKVTITIREGVRWSDGEPLKIEDLILPYEIIAHPDYTGVRYDTEFKNIIGVEEYHEGKAKTISGIRKIDERTLEIRFKKLSPAIFSGGDGLWTYAAPSHQLKGIPVKKLIESDAVRKNPVTLGPFKFHKIVPGESVQFVKNPYYWKGEPKLDGVFVEVVPSSSVSVAIGSGKYDIVSGFTATKWPEIQKYDNIEILGRPELYYSYLGFKLGKWDPKKREVVTDLNSTPVGDQALRQAMGYALDVEAVSEVLFFNFRQRANSLIPPAFKTYHDATLKGYTYNPEKAKKILDKAGYIDIDGDGFREDPKGNKLEIKFATMAGDTIQDEIAAYYLQNWRDVGLNVTLTTGRPIEVNAFYDKVEADDPEIHVFMAAWGTGTNPSPSGLYGKSDAFNFSRFTSEFLEETIQKIDSPEAFDQSYRAEQFRIWQQYMAEKAPVIPLQFSYEIVPVNKRVKNYSIDFENPTELHEIELLAKEPIKSK from the coding sequence ATGAGACGAATCATTTCACTCTGCATCGCAGTCTTACTGATCACAGCACTGACGGGTTCAAATGCCTTTTCAAAAAACGTGACGCTCCCAACTTCCGTCACAAATGAAGGGACACCCATCAAAGGAGGCATCTTAAAAGTAGGGATTGTCAAAGATGAACCTTTCCAAGGGGTGTTTTTGGCGGAACTATATGAAAACCGCTATGATGGCGCGATTATGAGCTATGCCTCAAACGCCATTTTTGAAATGGACGGCGATTTTTTGATCAATGATGAAGGCATCGCTTCCATGGATGTGAACCAAAAGGAGAATAAAGTGACCATCACCATCCGGGAAGGTGTCCGGTGGTCCGATGGGGAGCCGCTGAAAATAGAAGATTTGATTCTGCCTTATGAAATCATTGCCCATCCGGATTATACGGGCGTCCGCTATGATACGGAATTCAAGAATATCATCGGGGTGGAAGAATATCACGAAGGAAAAGCGAAAACCATCTCCGGCATCCGGAAAATTGATGAGCGCACATTGGAAATCCGGTTCAAAAAGTTGTCGCCTGCCATATTTTCCGGCGGGGACGGTTTATGGACCTATGCGGCGCCCAGCCACCAGCTGAAAGGCATTCCTGTAAAGAAGCTGATTGAAAGCGACGCCGTGCGGAAAAACCCCGTGACCCTCGGGCCATTCAAATTTCATAAAATCGTTCCCGGCGAATCGGTGCAATTCGTGAAAAATCCGTACTATTGGAAAGGCGAACCGAAGCTGGACGGCGTCTTTGTGGAAGTTGTTCCATCCAGTTCCGTATCTGTCGCGATCGGCTCCGGAAAGTATGATATTGTGTCGGGATTCACCGCAACCAAATGGCCAGAAATCCAAAAATATGACAACATCGAGATTTTGGGGCGTCCGGAATTATATTATTCTTACCTGGGATTCAAGCTGGGAAAATGGGATCCGAAAAAGCGGGAAGTGGTGACCGATTTAAATTCGACGCCGGTGGGGGATCAGGCTTTACGGCAGGCGATGGGGTACGCGTTGGACGTGGAAGCGGTTAGCGAAGTGCTTTTTTTCAATTTCAGGCAACGGGCCAATTCATTGATTCCGCCAGCCTTTAAAACCTACCATGATGCAACCTTGAAAGGATATACGTATAATCCCGAAAAGGCAAAAAAGATTTTGGACAAAGCAGGCTACATCGATATTGATGGAGACGGTTTCCGGGAAGATCCAAAAGGGAATAAGCTGGAAATCAAATTTGCCACAATGGCGGGGGATACGATCCAGGATGAAATTGCCGCTTACTATTTGCAAAACTGGCGGGATGTCGGTTTGAACGTCACTTTAACAACAGGAAGGCCGATTGAAGTGAATGCTTTTTACGATAAAGTGGAGGCCGATGATCCGGAAATCCATGTCTTTATGGCGGCATGGGGAACGGGGACAAACCCTTCGCCATCCGGATTGTACGGCAAATCCGATGCCTTTAATTTTAGCCGGTTTACTTCTGAGTTTTTAGAAGAAACGATCCAAAAAATCGATTCACCGGAAGCCTTTGACCAATCTTACCGCGCGGAGCAGTTCCGCATTTGGCAGCAATATATGGCGGAAAAAGCGCCGGTGATTCCCCTTCAGTTCAGCTATGAAATCGTTCCGGTGAACAAGCGGGTGAAAAATTACAGCATCGATTTTGAAAATCCTACTGAATTGCATGAAATCGAGCTGTTGGCGAAGGAGCCGATCAAGAGTAAATAA
- a CDS encoding DegV family protein yields the protein MILFTDSASDLPKAYYDEHNVVFFPLRVHLNDTEYDDVIGIDPKEVYDEMRKGAAPKTSQVSPEMFYNTFEKYAQSGEEGVYISFSSQLSGTYNTAVMIAEQLQEKYPDFKLKIIDTKCASLGQGLVVKKAVELRDAGVPFDELVEKVEHYAKHMQHIFTVENLDYLARGGRISKSSAFFGGLLSIKPILHVEDGKLIPLEKIRGRKKALARMVDIMAERGGDFSDKIVGISHGDDLDTVEEVKKLIEDKLRPKGFDVTMVGAVIGSHSGPGTLAIFFTDKDYQE from the coding sequence ATGATTCTATTCACAGATAGCGCGAGCGATTTGCCAAAAGCTTATTATGATGAGCATAATGTGGTCTTTTTCCCGCTGAGAGTCCACCTCAATGATACAGAATATGATGATGTCATCGGCATTGATCCAAAAGAAGTTTACGATGAAATGAGAAAAGGCGCTGCACCAAAAACTTCACAAGTATCGCCTGAAATGTTCTACAATACCTTCGAAAAATACGCCCAAAGCGGTGAAGAAGGGGTTTATATCAGCTTTTCTTCCCAACTGTCCGGCACTTACAACACGGCTGTCATGATTGCCGAACAATTGCAGGAAAAGTATCCGGATTTCAAATTAAAAATCATTGATACGAAATGCGCTTCCCTTGGACAAGGCCTTGTTGTGAAAAAAGCCGTAGAATTGAGAGATGCTGGAGTCCCTTTCGATGAGCTCGTTGAAAAAGTGGAACATTACGCAAAACATATGCAACATATTTTCACCGTGGAAAATCTGGATTATTTGGCAAGAGGAGGGCGCATTTCAAAATCAAGCGCGTTTTTCGGCGGCTTATTGAGCATCAAGCCCATCCTGCATGTGGAGGACGGGAAGCTCATTCCCCTTGAAAAAATAAGAGGAAGAAAAAAAGCCCTTGCCCGGATGGTTGACATCATGGCGGAACGCGGCGGAGATTTTTCGGATAAAATCGTCGGAATCTCCCACGGGGATGATTTGGACACGGTGGAAGAAGTGAAAAAGTTGATTGAAGACAAGCTCCGTCCGAAAGGCTTTGATGTCACGATGGTGGGCGCTGTGATTGGTTCCCATTCCGGCCCTGGCACATTGGCGATCTTCTTTACGGATAAAGATTATCAGGAATAA
- a CDS encoding Cof-type HAD-IIB family hydrolase: protein MKQHLIVLDLDGTLLTDNHTISPKTKQTLMKAKEAGHLIMIATGRPFRASNIYYQELGLTTPIVNFNGAYIHHPKNPSWQAIHSPIDMRVVHDVIDSVDKYQYENLIAEVIDDVYIHVEDPTMMNIFKMGDPKVTIGNLRGNLNENPTSLLIHANENNVPLIRRHLQEVHAELIEHRRWGAPFNIIEVVRKGLNKAVGVSLIAKDLGIPRDRIIAFGDEDNDLEMIEYAGIGVAMGNGINELKSIANEVTGTNNEDGIANFLSERLKLS, encoded by the coding sequence ATGAAACAACATCTAATTGTTTTGGACCTGGATGGCACTCTATTGACGGACAATCATACCATTTCGCCTAAAACAAAACAAACCTTGATGAAGGCGAAAGAAGCCGGCCATCTAATCATGATCGCCACAGGAAGACCATTCCGGGCGAGCAATATTTATTATCAGGAATTGGGATTAACCACTCCGATTGTCAATTTCAACGGAGCTTATATACATCATCCAAAAAATCCGTCTTGGCAGGCCATCCACTCCCCCATCGATATGCGGGTGGTGCACGACGTCATAGATTCAGTGGATAAATACCAGTATGAAAACTTAATTGCCGAAGTCATTGATGATGTGTATATACATGTGGAAGATCCGACGATGATGAACATTTTCAAAATGGGGGATCCTAAAGTGACCATCGGAAATTTGCGCGGCAACTTGAATGAAAATCCAACAAGTTTGCTCATCCACGCCAATGAAAACAACGTGCCTTTGATCCGCCGGCATTTGCAGGAGGTGCATGCGGAACTCATTGAACATCGGCGCTGGGGAGCACCTTTCAATATTATCGAAGTGGTGCGGAAAGGATTAAATAAAGCGGTCGGCGTTTCCCTCATTGCAAAAGATTTGGGCATCCCAAGGGACCGCATCATCGCCTTTGGGGATGAAGACAACGACTTGGAAATGATCGAATATGCCGGCATCGGGGTTGCAATGGGCAACGGCATCAACGAATTAAAAAGCATCGCCAACGAAGTGACCGGAACAAACAATGAAGATGGCATTGCAAATTTCTTATCAGAAAGATTAAAATTATCATAA
- a CDS encoding prolyl oligopeptidase family serine peptidase, with translation MLIDEELWQDIPLIHFYNEEMNECSPVLIFLHGFTSAKEHNLHYAYQLVKKGVRVILPDALLHGDRCEGLSEEKMNLQFWNIVLNSIHEVGELYNEIRSRFQPKKLGIAGTSMGGITTCGCLKKYDWIDAAGICMGAPGYNAFADYQLAEFEKAGIPLPLSDEQIEQIHTALSEYDISKTPERLNNRPVIFWHGKKDVTVPMENAVHFYEQARPYYQQPEHLQLIIDENQGHKVNREGMLKVTEFLAKHLTEDETFVF, from the coding sequence ATGTTAATAGATGAAGAATTATGGCAGGATATTCCGCTGATTCATTTTTATAATGAAGAAATGAATGAATGTTCACCCGTTCTCATTTTTTTACATGGATTTACAAGTGCGAAAGAACACAACTTACATTATGCCTATCAACTAGTGAAAAAAGGGGTTCGCGTGATTTTGCCGGATGCCCTATTGCATGGCGACAGATGCGAGGGATTATCCGAAGAAAAAATGAATTTGCAATTTTGGAACATCGTATTGAATTCTATACATGAGGTTGGGGAGTTATACAATGAAATCCGGTCCCGTTTCCAACCGAAAAAATTGGGTATTGCAGGAACAAGCATGGGCGGAATTACAACATGCGGCTGTTTGAAGAAATATGATTGGATTGATGCGGCCGGCATTTGCATGGGTGCACCGGGATACAACGCCTTTGCGGATTATCAGCTGGCGGAGTTTGAAAAAGCGGGGATTCCGCTTCCTTTGAGCGATGAGCAAATCGAACAGATACATACCGCTCTTTCTGAATATGATATATCAAAAACGCCGGAACGATTAAACAATCGCCCTGTGATATTCTGGCATGGAAAAAAAGATGTGACCGTTCCTATGGAAAACGCGGTACATTTTTATGAACAGGCCCGTCCATACTATCAACAGCCGGAACATTTGCAATTGATCATTGATGAAAACCAGGGGCATAAAGTGAATCGGGAAGGGATGCTGAAAGTGACAGAATTCCTTGCGAAACATTTGACAGAAGACGAAACTTTTGTATTTTGA
- a CDS encoding metal-sulfur cluster assembly factor — MDADMKESILGALENVIDPELGIDIVNLGLVYDVDMDDEGVCKITMTLTSLGCPLGPIIVDQIKTVLSELPEIKDVDVNIVWNPPWNKDMMSRYAKMALGIR, encoded by the coding sequence ATGGATGCGGATATGAAAGAAAGTATTCTTGGTGCTTTGGAAAACGTCATTGACCCTGAATTGGGAATCGATATTGTCAATCTCGGTTTGGTATATGATGTGGATATGGATGATGAAGGTGTATGCAAAATTACCATGACACTGACTTCATTGGGCTGTCCGCTTGGTCCAATCATTGTGGATCAAATTAAAACGGTGTTGAGCGAACTTCCGGAAATCAAAGATGTGGATGTCAATATTGTATGGAATCCGCCATGGAATAAAGATATGATGTCCCGCTACGCAAAAATGGCATTGGGAATCCGATGA
- a CDS encoding nitrous oxide reductase accessory protein NosL, producing the protein MKKLLTLMMLLALFTLAACGQSDDASNDSKNANDDTKQTEVSKDKQDEKVTVSKPDARLEEPTADTKCEMCNMKVYEVTDDLGKFSGQAIKEDGTIAFYDDIGCLLNAELAHNEKNQKYVRDYNTLEWVLVDDATIVKTDLKSPMNWGYVFFKNKEDADQFIADNPSYKITALDVVKQEAKERREAKLKKQAEQQQQQQQGNMQNMQNMSHDGYNH; encoded by the coding sequence ATGAAGAAATTATTGACACTCATGATGTTGCTCGCCTTGTTCACATTGGCTGCTTGTGGACAATCGGATGACGCAAGTAACGATTCAAAAAATGCAAATGACGACACAAAACAAACGGAAGTAAGCAAAGACAAACAAGATGAGAAAGTTACCGTATCCAAACCGGATGCACGCCTTGAAGAACCGACTGCCGATACGAAATGTGAAATGTGTAATATGAAAGTTTATGAAGTGACAGATGATTTAGGAAAATTCAGCGGTCAAGCGATCAAAGAAGATGGCACGATTGCTTTCTATGATGATATCGGCTGCTTATTGAACGCGGAGTTGGCGCACAATGAAAAGAACCAAAAATATGTGCGTGATTACAATACATTGGAATGGGTACTTGTGGATGATGCAACGATCGTAAAAACAGATTTAAAATCTCCAATGAACTGGGGTTACGTATTCTTTAAAAACAAAGAAGATGCAGATCAATTCATCGCAGATAACCCTAGCTACAAAATCACAGCGCTTGATGTCGTAAAACAAGAAGCAAAAGAAAGACGCGAAGCTAAATTGAAAAAACAAGCGGAACAACAACAACAGCAACAACAAGGAAATATGCAAAACATGCAAAATATGTCACACGATGGATATAACCATTAA
- a CDS encoding right-handed parallel beta-helix repeat-containing protein gives MRYIISHLVFLICFVAFVHEADANMDLQQIIDDAGEGATIHLPAGTYEGNVSISKGITLIGDEKVILLPKNPEEPVIAVTGAKDVSIQNLQLRTSGTGILIKNSENVQLSNVSMNHVYSGVEIYNSKQIDIRQVAVTGNDQDFANKRNGIAIYDSYDLSIKHNKISKVQDGIYIENAKGITVKGNRVENSRYGTHFMYSEDAEASENKFRKNVTGFMIMMTENVSLFNNDISYQNGFNGTGITLYEVKNIEIQKHTVSGNRVALSIQKSDGVTISDNIFQMNQTAIESIQSGTNQVVKNYFVGNLVNVRSDVKGIQLQENYYDDYAGIDIDDDGIGDESYVALQSFGQWMVRKPVYQYYVEAPSVVLLNQIDQQTNKTAKQLLVDETPATQFERDKAFHFQFHLPQLIIGLILTIGCIAIWRRSVLI, from the coding sequence GTGCGTTATATAATAAGCCACCTCGTATTCTTGATTTGCTTTGTAGCCTTTGTCCATGAAGCGGACGCCAACATGGATTTGCAGCAAATCATCGATGATGCCGGGGAAGGGGCAACGATTCATCTTCCGGCAGGTACATATGAAGGGAATGTATCCATATCCAAGGGGATTACATTGATTGGGGATGAGAAAGTCATCCTTCTTCCCAAAAATCCAGAAGAACCGGTCATTGCGGTTACGGGGGCAAAGGATGTGTCCATTCAAAATTTGCAATTGCGCACATCCGGAACAGGGATTCTCATTAAAAATTCGGAAAATGTTCAGCTCTCAAACGTATCAATGAACCATGTATACAGCGGGGTCGAAATCTACAATTCCAAACAAATCGATATCCGGCAAGTTGCCGTTACGGGTAATGATCAAGATTTTGCCAATAAACGAAACGGCATCGCCATCTATGACAGTTACGACCTGTCCATCAAACATAATAAAATTTCCAAAGTGCAGGACGGAATTTACATTGAAAACGCAAAGGGAATCACCGTAAAAGGCAATAGAGTGGAAAACAGCCGGTACGGAACCCATTTTATGTATAGTGAAGATGCTGAAGCATCAGAAAACAAGTTCCGGAAAAATGTGACAGGTTTTATGATCATGATGACGGAAAATGTAAGCCTATTCAATAACGATATTTCCTATCAAAATGGGTTTAACGGGACGGGAATCACCCTATATGAGGTCAAGAATATCGAAATACAAAAACATACCGTTTCAGGAAACCGGGTTGCCCTTTCCATTCAAAAATCCGATGGAGTCACGATTTCCGACAATATTTTTCAAATGAATCAAACGGCGATTGAATCCATTCAATCGGGCACGAACCAGGTTGTCAAAAACTATTTTGTAGGGAATTTGGTGAATGTCCGTTCAGATGTGAAAGGCATTCAGCTGCAGGAAAATTATTACGATGACTATGCAGGGATTGATATCGACGATGATGGAATCGGGGACGAGTCCTATGTGGCATTGCAAAGCTTTGGCCAGTGGATGGTGAGAAAACCGGTGTACCAATATTATGTGGAAGCGCCGAGCGTGGTTTTATTGAATCAAATCGATCAACAAACCAATAAAACCGCCAAACAGCTGTTGGTGGATGAAACACCGGCAACCCAATTTGAAAGGGACAAAGCCTTCCATTTTCAATTCCATTTGCCTCAACTCATCATTGGATTGATTCTTACAATCGGATGCATCGCTATTTGGAGAAGGAGTGTCCTAATATGA
- a CDS encoding nitrous oxide reductase accessory protein NosL: MKWKTFIFILSLSLFLVGCSEKAYEPKEINVETDICKVCNMGIAHEDYAAELIFKNGDYEVFDDLGCLVEFMKDVEESEVGAAYIKSADGNEWLPVEDATYVYSKDYWTPMNYGVLAFPSKDAAEQYMEENGEGEVYSFEQLDDFQWGIHF; encoded by the coding sequence ATGAAATGGAAAACGTTTATTTTCATTCTATCATTGAGCTTGTTTTTAGTCGGCTGCTCGGAAAAAGCCTATGAGCCGAAAGAAATCAATGTGGAAACGGATATTTGCAAAGTGTGCAACATGGGGATTGCCCATGAAGATTATGCGGCGGAACTGATCTTTAAAAACGGGGATTATGAAGTGTTCGATGATTTGGGATGTTTGGTGGAATTTATGAAAGATGTCGAGGAATCGGAAGTGGGTGCCGCTTATATAAAAAGTGCTGACGGCAACGAATGGCTTCCTGTGGAAGATGCAACCTATGTTTATTCCAAAGACTATTGGACACCGATGAATTATGGCGTGCTCGCCTTCCCTTCCAAAGATGCTGCGGAACAATACATGGAAGAGAACGGTGAAGGCGAAGTGTATTCCTTTGAACAATTGGACGATTTTCAATGGGGAATCCATTTCTGA
- a CDS encoding ABC transporter permease subunit, which translates to MGNPFLMLGKFILLEWKQMLRSRWLQLVAILFIFVFVAIVMIQQLALPDIEGFTRQTASFLNLLLFLLPLFTLTIGGMSVAGDVESGWFSLLKTYPMKIVQYVLGKFIALIGSFIFIVLLALGVVFTLGGLFGGVKVPFELLIIAFGLIFIFSSIAILLGSLAKNRLHALAISLVVWALLLLLLSYLVMAVGTVVPGHVLQKLTIVMLHINPADWLRFGYFLLSHQTAVLGPTYYDLIAFYESAFGTIVFVAVTLLWIALPLIVATIKLKKLGVEK; encoded by the coding sequence ATGGGGAATCCATTTCTGATGCTGGGCAAATTCATTTTATTGGAATGGAAACAAATGCTCCGCAGCAGATGGCTGCAACTGGTGGCCATCCTCTTCATTTTCGTTTTTGTCGCCATCGTCATGATTCAGCAGCTGGCACTGCCGGATATTGAAGGATTTACGAGACAAACGGCATCTTTTTTGAATTTGCTATTGTTTTTATTGCCGCTGTTCACGCTCACCATTGGAGGAATGAGTGTGGCGGGGGATGTGGAATCCGGCTGGTTTTCTTTATTGAAAACCTATCCGATGAAAATTGTCCAATATGTATTGGGGAAATTTATTGCGCTGATCGGTTCCTTCATATTTATAGTCCTATTGGCCCTTGGGGTGGTTTTTACCCTTGGAGGGTTATTCGGCGGCGTCAAAGTTCCTTTTGAATTGTTGATCATCGCTTTCGGTTTGATTTTCATTTTCTCATCGATTGCCATATTGCTCGGAAGTTTGGCGAAAAACCGCCTGCATGCCCTTGCCATTTCCCTTGTTGTGTGGGCATTGTTATTATTGCTTCTATCATATTTGGTTATGGCTGTCGGCACGGTTGTTCCTGGACATGTGTTGCAAAAACTCACGATTGTCATGCTGCATATCAATCCGGCAGATTGGCTGCGGTTTGGATATTTCCTCCTTTCCCATCAGACGGCGGTTCTTGGTCCGACTTATTATGATTTGATCGCCTTTTATGAGTCGGCGTTTGGAACAATAGTGTTTGTGGCAGTGACGTTGTTATGGATTGCACTTCCACTCATTGTGGCAACCATCAAATTAAAGAAACTTGGTGTTGAAAAATGA